A genomic window from Silene latifolia isolate original U9 population chromosome Y, ASM4854445v1, whole genome shotgun sequence includes:
- the LOC141631460 gene encoding uncharacterized protein LOC141631460, producing MLLRTGRCFQQYVVDMYVKIENTRLDYFRNNQETIRVELYQGIIDTMGTGECRAANVGKRVILPPTFLGGTREMKKRYLNSMALVHRFGKPDLFVTMTCRPKIKDQLAPGEEAQNRPNLVAGVFRANLLALKKQIVEKQIFGEVVAYVYVVEFQKRGLPHVHFLIILKYGYRLKWPADFDKFVCAEISSMANPSLRKSVLKHMMHSPCGDLNPAFSCMKHPNTLERCKYDYPKSYTADTTINGSGYPDYRRRNTGDAVVIQKHSLDNRWVIPYKPYLLALFDCHLNVEEAALRHRLLEEEDAAELCMVEAYAIQMPTAICRLFST from the exons ATGCTGCTTAGAACAGGCAGGTGCTTCCAACAGTACGTGGTAGACATGTACGTTAAAATCGAAAACACCAGACTTGATTATTTCCGGAATAATCAAGAAACGATAAGGGTTGAATTATACCAGGGAATTATTGATACTATGGGAACGGGTGAGTGTCGTGCAGCAAACGTTGGCAAGCGGGTCATCTTGCCACCGACTTTCTTAGGAGGAACTCGGGAGATGAAAAAAAGATATCTGAATTCAATGGCTCTTGTGCATAGATTTGGGAAACCTGACCTATTTGTCACCATGACGTGCAGGCCTAAAATAAAAGATCAACTAGCCCCAGGAGAGGAGGCTCAAAATAGACCAAACTTAGTAGCAGGAGTCTTCCGTGCTAATCTTTTGGCACTGAAGAAACAAATCGTTGAAAAGCAAATCTTTGGAGAGGTGGTTGCGTACGTATATGTGGTTGAATTCCAAAAAAGAGGCCTCCCCCATGTACACTTCCTGATCATTTTAAAATATGGGTATAGGCTGAAATGGCCGGCagattttgacaaatttgtctgTGCTGAAATATCATCTATGGCTAACCCCTCCCTTCGTAAGTCTGTGCTAAAGCACATGATGCACAGCCCTTGTGGCGATCTTAACCCTGCATTTTCATGTATGAAGCATCCCAACACTCTTGAACGTTGCAAATACGATTACCCAAAGTCCTACACGGCTGACACTACAATTAATGGTTCTGGATATCCGGACTATAGGAGGCGTAACACAGGCGACGCAGTGGTTATACAGAAGCACAGCCTGGACAACAGATGGGTGATCCCTTATAAACCATACTTATTGGCATTGTTTGACTGCCACCTGAATGTTGAA GAGGCAGCCCTGCGACACAGGCTGCTTGAAGAAGAGGATGCTGCTGAACTATGTATGGTAGAGGCGTATGCAATACAGATGCCTACTGCAATTTGTCGCCTTTTCTCAACGTAG